One Drosophila teissieri strain GT53w chromosome X, Prin_Dtei_1.1, whole genome shotgun sequence genomic window, ATAGTTCAAGTAGAAATTACTTATTTGCCTGCAGCGAACTGTTAACCTTGGCTAAATATAGTTTTTTTATGCAAAAGATCAAGCCGGCGAGGTTAGCGATCTCTCTTTCAAAAAGGCCTTTTTGCATACATATTCACACAGATGTGTGGAAAATATGGCAAGACGACGAAGACGCGGACTTTACATTTCATGGCTGGTATAATGCGGCTAGTTTCTATTGCAACAGTTAGTGCCGATATATCAGTTTTTTATAACTGTCTTATTACCGCTTCACTGCTTCTCGAAGACGTCAATGGCCGCCGAAGTCTAAAACACGAAACCCGAATTCCTGAATCCGAATTCGAATTCAGCTTtggaagctgaagctgaagcgaAAAGCACCGGTAGACACTATATTTCCTTTcccgtttttggccaaatgaatCGCCaaattataatacaaattgcaTGCCACACCCGCTAAAAGCCAAGTGAAAAATAAAGCAACAGCACTCCCTTTTTACCAATTCGTAATGTTGATGGGAGTGCAGATGCAGAAAAAAACCATGGGTTCATATTGGGAGTGGAATTGGGTTCTCAAAGCAAGGGATTTGTCTATAAACGCAACAAGATTGGTCAAGATTAGGATTACTACAAAATCATTTCCATTGGGCATTTCTTAGTATTAcatttcttaaataaaaaaatgttttaaaattgtcCAAATATTAACGATACATTTGAAGAGAAGCCATACATGTAGTATAGACgagaaatgcattaaaatatttgtagttctttgcaataataaaatgtaatgaagTTTTTCAttgcaataataatatatacatatatcgtttTATCtgaacttttaataaaaaatggaaatatttaataacatttaatacACAAAGTTCAATATCCTTCTAGACTCATTAAAAGGTAATGTTTTAGCGACTTATTGGAGATAATCACCAACAGGAAGTTGCGGAAGTTTCTCTTTCCTTGGTAGCTAGAACTAAGCACAACATGTTACGTATTTCTCATTGCGCTCAATGCACTTACAAATGAATAATATGTTGCGCGCATTGTCACCTCATCCATAACGTGGGCCAACCATCAAGAGACCGTCTTGTCTGCACCCCCTGTGCACCGCCATTGCACGGCGATGTGGCTATAATTATAACTTTTCTTGAGTCACAGACTTATGGCTTTTGGCTATTGTTGAGCTGTCTGCTTTTGGGGCTGTTGCAATTAAAGTAAGTTGAAGTTGTCTACCTTTGCAGAAAGGTGTTGCCAGCCCAGGTTGCTGGTTGTTGCTGGTTGCTTGCTGGTTGTTGCTTGCTAGTTGTTTGGTTGTTCGCTAGTCCCCAAAACTTGTTTGAGAAGTGAACGCCAGCAGCCAGACTTGCACACAACACAATTCAAAATGTTAAAAGTTATCGTCAAGAGCGCTCTGTTCGcgtacacagaaaaaaaatattcgtGGTcagaaaaagtttttttcagTCCAATTTTTATCTGAAAAAAATACCTTTTATATAGCTTGCCGTTATAAAATGTTTCGGTGTACTTCCAATTTAGTTGGATCATCGTATGACATTCTGTTTTTAAAGACTAAATTTAACATCTAGCTAGAACCGAGTCCCACATATGATTTTCTTTAAGTAGGATTGGTTTCCCTGGCTagaaactgaaaaactgaacaCCGGGGAATTTCAATCTGGTTTTATCTGGTTTTGAATCAAAATGGGTTAACACCTTTTGTAGTGGAAAGCCGGTTCGCGATTCCTGCGTCTAGTTTCCTGATCGTTTTTGGACCATTTTGCGGTTTACCTTGAGTGTCGCTTTCATTGCATTGCAGCGCGGATTTAAAGAGCCCAACTATTGTGCGGTGATGCCGGCGGTGCTATATAGCCAACGGTGCACGCTTCATTCGACGGCTAGACATGATGGCCAATTCACTTTGCGTGGCTAATGAAATTGTGAAAGGTTTTCATGCCAGATCGGAGATGAGGCAGCACAGCGAAGATTGCCAGATGGGGCTGTAAAGCTGAATAGCCAACTTAAAGCGACAAGCCGTCTTGGGTGACGGTCACACCGATCAGAAACCAGTAAGAAAGCCTTAAGAGCATATCGCTCACTGAAGGATATAATTTTGATTCTACAAAATACCACAAAATAGTTAAGTAACTTATAGTTCCTAGCAATATTGCAAAATGAAACTtcaattcctttttttttaatttggtaGGAGACACTTTACCCCTGGTGGACAGATCATttctatactatatatgtttttaatattgaattcatttttaagtacaatattttaatattcatgTATCATCACTTACAGTTTTCTCCTGGTCTTCCTGGCCACCCACTACTTGGTAGAGTCAGCGGATTCCCTTTCCAATATTGCCAGCGAAAGTGAACACAAATCGCTCGAGGAGAATTTACCTCCGGCGGTTCCCTTCGAAACATCACACAAACATCCGGGTGCCGTGGATTGGGAGGAGGGATTCCAAACCTCCCACAAAATAAGCATAAGGGCCGCCGATTCTGCTGACTATTCGATGAATCTGCTGCCCACTAAAGAGCGACCCGAATTGAACCCCGTTTTGAGTGCGCTCATTAACGAAGATGTTATGAAGAGCATCGAGGCTAAAAGAGCCATTGAAGAAGAGGAACTGGCCGAGGTTAGGCGTGAAATTGAGCAGGCCGCCGTGTCGGAGTTGGCCCAAAAGAGGGGTTTTACCACCACCGAGGCACCTGCTCTACTATTGACTACTTTGCCCACAGTTGGCAAGAAGATCGATAACTTGGATGAGGATATCGTCGTGGATCCTCACGAAGATTTTATCAACCAAAATTTTGCCCTGGAGAGTGCGGGCAGTGAGAACAACAAGAAATCCCGGATAGAGATTAAAAAGGGACCCAATGGCCAGGactacgagtacgagtatgtcTATTACTACGAAGAGGACGAAGAGCCAAGCAAGGTTGATCCATCCGCTGAGCCCGAGACGCGCGGCAAGACTAGATACACCAATATCGAGAGGAGCACGACCGCCACTCCGAGTGGAAATAGCCTCCAGAGTGGCAAGGCCAAGGGAAGGTCCTCTGATACCTCTGAAGATATCGAGGCTGAACGCCTTCCAATGATCACCCGTTTTCCCAGTCGTGGCAAGAACATTGAAGTGCCACCAACACCAGCCCTCGATTCTTTGGAAATCGCTGCCGAGCGCAAAAAGATTAGTGTTAAGCGCCCCAGTTTGGAGTTGGTGGATAGTGCTACCTTTAACACGGACGAGAAACAGACCAAGGCGGCTCGCAAGGGTGAAAACGAACTGAAACCAGTGATTGCTATCGAACAGGAGGAGGCAGCTAGAAAGAAAGTGCAACAGGCCAAGGAGGAGCAAGCAAGGAAAGAGAAGGAGACCGAGTTGTCAGTCGATCAGGAGGATTTGGAGCAGACCACGCCGTCGATGGAGAAGGCCGCTCTAGATCTCTATGCCATATTGACCAATGAAAACCTTAACAACGAACAAACCACTGTGATTCCGGATACCATAGGTTCGGAGGGCTTTACCACTTTTGCAACTGAAACTGCCAGTACTGATGAGGATGAGGCCGGTGGCCTGACCACTCTGATTAATGAGATTTCATCGactaccaccaccacgacgGCCGCCACGACCACCAcgactacaacaacaacggaaccaactacaacaacctccaccaccacaacaaccacgGCTGCTCCCTCTCTTTTCGGTGGCAGGAGAGCCGGCTTGAGTGGTTTGGGCGGACGTAATCGCTTTAAGTTAAACAAGGCTGAAGGTGGCAGCACCACCACTAGCACCACTGAGGCACCGGTGGCTACAGAAACCAACAAGACTGGTAGAAGTAAGTTTAAGCCATTTacattatacaaattattccTTCTCATTGATATTTAACAACAAATTTGAGTAGTTTAGTTGGTCAGGAATTTgccaaatattaatattaataataactataataataaaactcGACTGTTTGTGTTtcaaaatgaatattaatatGGAAAATATCTTCTTTTGCAAGATCGTTTTTCGCGCCCCTCGATTGGAGGGCGTTCTCGTCCCGGAGCTCGCACCACCGCAGCACCAGATGCCACTTCTACAGCCGCCCCTGCGGCCGAGGAGGGGGTAGTGGTTGCCAAGGAAGTAAAGCCTGTCAGCACGTCTTTCGCACGAGGCAGACGTAAGTATTTACTTAATATATACTTTgattttaacttaatttaactGAAAGCAAGCTCTAACCTTTTGGCCAGTGACTGTGTAATGTGGGtcaaatgcaaaatacttAAGCCGCACCAGAATTCTAACATTGTTACTGTcactcaaaataaataaatacattttaaagtcgGGCATAAGAttaaaaaaatgcttaaattattACCTTTTTAGCTCGCAACCGCTTCAACTTGCGCGTCTCAACCACCACTGCGCGACCCAGTGAGGAATCTCCCGCCGAAGATGACACCCCCGCCGAAACCCCCTCTACCACGGCAAGAAGCACATTGAGGGCTCGTCCCGGACTGGCATTACGTGGACGCAGTCGTACAACCACTACAAAGGCACCCACCAGTGCAGAGGGTGCCGAGCCGGTAGAGAGCAGCCCCACCGCTAGTTCGGAGGACGCCAAGTCCGGTTCAACCTCGCCTTCTACCGGGGAACCAGTGCGTCCGTCCCGCTTTAACCTTCACCGCGCCGGTGGCAACCGCCTGCTGCCCCGCGGAAAATTGGGAAGATCGGGAGTCAGCACGGAAGCGCCCAAGGAAACGCCAGCTGCCGAGGATTCCGCCGCCGAGAGCAGCAGCCATCTGAACGACGTCAAAGAGGAGCAGACGGCCGGTGGCGAGCCAAGCGAAAAGGCGAACGAGGCAGGTGATTCTACCGCCGAGGCTCCAGCGGCTCCTGTTTCCGGGTTAAATCGTCTTAGAACCCGACCACGTCTCAACGCCCTAACGCATAAGACTGATGCGGTTAAGCCCAAGGCATCCGCAGCCCCCGCCCCCGCGCCAAGGAAGATTAATCCCTTGTTGGCTAAGCGACGACTCCAACTGGGAGCCACTTCCACCACAGGTAACTGACATCCCAGTTCGAAACGTGAGCAATCGGAGCACATTTTTAACCAATCCATTTATCTTGCAGAGTCCCCCGCTGAGGAGGAGCATTTATCGCCGGACTCCTCCGCGGAGCAGGCCGACAAGGAGGAGTCGCCCGCCGGAGGAAGCAGCGAGGCGGGCGCAGAAGGCGCCGGAAAGCCGGAGCATGAAACCACGGAAGCGACGGAGGCAACAACTAAGCAGCAGGCCCGTGGCCTGGGACTTTTGGGACAGCGTCGTCGTCTGCCGCTCCGCAAGCCCGGAACGATCCTGTAAAGCAACAAATTGCCATCTACCCGTTTGAATCCTGTAATGATTACTTGCCCAGATTTACTGCAGCATACTCCTAGAATTGGGCTGGGTGGCCCACACAAGCGATAATAACATTTAACAATTGTTTGATATATGTactttttttaagttttctacTCCTCGTACTTTACCTTCCAAAAACTCGTTAGCTTTGTACACATAtgcctttaattaaaatactgaTAGATGCGGATATTCTATGTAAGTAAGAGTAACCCTTACGTCATTAGAAAAAGTcaccaaaaggaaaaacatgGAGCGACCCCAGGAACGAGGAGATCTAAGCCACTCGTAGACCACTAAGCACCAAGTacccgaaaaataaaaaaactatgATATGATTGCCCTCAACCTTACGAATGTGTAAAACCTAACCTTATCCCCTCCTTTCCCTATTATCCAAATCGACGCGTGTTTAGCAGATAcacttattatattttttttctgagATACAattataaacacaaaaacgACTTTTAactatatattaaataaaaacaaaaggaaaaacatgATAATTTAATGAAACACTTCTTTGACTGTGATTTGGTAGGCTGGTGCACAATTTTTTGAGTATTAAAGAAGGAGAATTTCGAAAAAGTGATTTTTCTTATTGATTTTTTGAAAACTAACACCTGCCTGAAATATTTGATTCTTTGTCTCAAGCTCAGCCTTGATTACTCCAATTAAAGTTATCTACATCAGATCTTTCAACATCAACATATTTTGTTCATGCAAGCCAAATATTTATCCGGCATTACGTTATTTGTTGAGGCCATTTGAACAAAATGATGTCAAGAGTAATGGTTGCAGTAGATAAATATGTACCCAATCTGCTTACATGTTCGTTAGCTTTTTATGTAGACTATAAATATGTAGGGAATCGACTAAGAACACATTAGAGTAACTGCAGCAATATGTCGAGCCGGGTGCCTATTTTTCTTGTGCTTATCTCAGTGATTATACTCATATCCGGAATAAAAGGTGAACAGCAAAGCGCCGAAACTCATTTGGAGGAAGGCAATCCTCAGCTTCAACTTATTTTGGATACCATAAATCAACACGAGCTTCAGAGAGTAAAGGAAATGattgaaaattcaaaattggATACTGTGAAACAGCGACCCAATAGCAAGAGATTACGATGGAATCGCAAAACGAGTTTCCCAAACCGCAAGGATCTTGGAAAATTGGAACACAGAGCATTTGTCACTTCCACCTCGTCATCTCAGCAAAGCAATTCGGATTATATTAATGTAAACAATTATTTGCCCACCCCCGCTCCTTGGTGGTTTAACTAGACTGCGATTTTACTTATATGTTATTTGTAACTTTTGTAGTTCTAATTAGTTGAGTACTAAGCAAcaccacttttttttttcattactttataGCTGTTTTTTATacgttattttatttttaagtgaaAAGCCTTTCATCCAAATACAGCATTCATCTCCACATCCACAATCCATTCTCTGCGGAGCTTTTATTGTGGGTCCAAGACATTTACCATAGGTCTAAAAGCTTTTAGATCAAAGTGTTCCAAACCGATTAGCCAAACTTAAGTATAATTACATCGGATAAACGATTCGAGCCCCCCTTTAATTCTTCTTGACCACACCGATCAGGTAGCGATCAAAGCATAGAAAACGATTGGCAATTTAAACCTTTGTTTGGGGCACAATTTGCTTGCTAATAATCGATATAATCCGATTAATAGCAATCGATAAACGGGTGGATACAGTGGTTGCAGTAGGTCGAACGACATTGTAGCCCCCTACattttctcctttgcactcccattatctgagtaacgggtatctgaactcgactacagcatacgctccttttttatttaattatttttatttgaaaaatgcatttttgttcCGACTGCACCTGGTGTAAGTACATTtactataatttattttaaatgcatgTAATAAAATGGGGCTTCCAGGTTCTACTTCTTGTTCTTAGTTCGACTCTCTTTTAATATTCGCCTCGTGTAACACTGCGTGATGACCGTTTTTCAAAGGTGAGGAAGCAGAGCGTGCCCAAAACACAAGGTCAGTAGTTAAGCTTTGCTAAAAGCACCCAGCAGTTgtccaaacaaaaataaaaaaaagaacgctTCAGTCGAGTTTCTCGACTATCACATGCCTCTTACACAGCTAAAGGCAGTACGACGGTGGAAGTAGGAAAGCCACTGTTTCCGAGACTTATTGCTCACTTCTCTGGCCCGGACAACATTTTGAAACGAACTTGCACAAGCAGAATGGCATCACTAGTATCTTAATGTAGCTTAATCTCAGTTTTCCAGCTATTCAAGTTCCCGACGACAGACGAAGTGTCTAGATCGTTTGGACATACTTTGGATCAGGaattcatattatttatagtGTCGAAAACGATTATAAACGCTTGTTACGTACGTTACATCGAATCTAATAAACCCTTTTAGTGTGCGAGTAACGGGTAGTATAATTATTTGGATTAGGCCTGTTCAGCTTCAGTTGTCAATTATTTTAAGACGTCGTTTCTGCCTTTTACCAAGTTTTTAATTGTTCATAACAAAGGCGCAGTACTTATGCAGAGTATCTATTTGTGAAGAGTATAAAGTTATGTCAGCATAGTCCTTTCCgttgccaaaaatgaaaaaaaagggaatgATATAGACTATTTTCtcaactatcagatacccgttactaagctTGTGGGAGGgcaagtatatacatacatatgtatattctctATATGGCCGGAAACGGTTccaacaaatctagtatacccaaTTATGTTTACTAGTAACATATAGTATAggtaataattaaatttaatgcggTAATTATAAAACTCGATAATTGTCTGTTTATTGCATTCCCTCGATTCGTAGCCCTGGACGAGTTTCTGGACATTTTCCGACAAAATTCTTAAATGATTTCTATAAATGGAGAAATAACCGTAGTCAAACTTTATACGCTTGACTACGTCGGCTTCAACTGCAGGAAGTGTCATTGTCGTCTTCCCAGAAGAGTTTCAAAATGGTTAATGATGCCATTAACCAGGAGGAAGCCAACCACAGTCGGTTTGCTGTTGcgatttaaatagtttttaattgataacTAATTGCAGCGAGACGAGTGCCAAAACTAGACAGTGGTCGACATGGCTGTGACGATTTCAATGCTGCAACATCAACATTGTAACATTGCAACTCTTTAGCCAGTTAATTGGCAGCAAAATCGACAGCGAtactagcagcagcagcagcagcaacagctttTCACCAGGAAATCAATAACAGTttagccaaaacaaaataataaaacgaaaccGGGGTAAAAGCATTTCTCTGATTCGGAAGTAGCTAAAAATGTCAGCTCAACttctaaaacaaaacaaatgcaaatatggCCCAGTTTTAGTTTGTTCTAATTTTGCTAAACG contains:
- the LOC122624003 gene encoding mucin-5AC, translating into MLLKVFLLVFLATHYLVESADSLSNIASESEHKSLEENLPPAVPFETSHKHPGAVDWEEGFQTSHKISIRAADSADYSMNLLPTKERPELNPVLSALINEDVMKSIEAKRAIEEEELAEVRREIEQAAVSELAQKRGFTTTEAPALLLTTLPTVGKKIDNLDEDIVVDPHEDFINQNFALESAGSENNKKSRIEIKKGPNGQDYEYEYVYYYEEDEEPSKVDPSAEPETRGKTRYTNIERSTTATPSGNSLQSGKAKGRSSDTSEDIEAERLPMITRFPSRGKNIEVPPTPALDSLEIAAERKKISVKRPSLELVDSATFNTDEKQTKAARKGENELKPVIAIEQEEAARKKVQQAKEEQARKEKETELSVDQEDLEQTTPSMEKAALDLYAILTNENLNNEQTTVIPDTIGSEGFTTFATETASTDEDEAGGLTTLINEISSTTTTTTAATTTTTTTTTEPTTTTSTTTTTTAAPSLFGGRRAGLSGLGGRNRFKLNKAEGGSTTTSTTEAPVATETNKTGRNRFSRPSIGGRSRPGARTTAAPDATSTAAPAAEEGVVVAKEVKPVSTSFARGRPRNRFNLRVSTTTARPSEESPAEDDTPAETPSTTARSTLRARPGLALRGRSRTTTTKAPTSAEGAEPVESSPTASSEDAKSGSTSPSTGEPVRPSRFNLHRAGGNRLLPRGKLGRSGVSTEAPKETPAAEDSAAESSSHLNDVKEEQTAGGEPSEKANEAGDSTAEAPAAPVSGLNRLRTRPRLNALTHKTDAVKPKASAAPAPAPRKINPLLAKRRLQLGATSTTESPAEEEHLSPDSSAEQADKEESPAGGSSEAGAEGAGKPEHETTEATEATTKQQARGLGLLGQRRRLPLRKPGTIL
- the LOC122623379 gene encoding uncharacterized protein LOC122623379, with protein sequence MSSRVPIFLVLISVIILISGIKGEQQSAETHLEEGNPQLQLILDTINQHELQRVKEMIENSKLDTVKQRPNSKRLRWNRKTSFPNRKDLGKLEHRAFVTSTSSSQQSNSDYINVNNYLPTPAPWWFN